AAGAAGTTATAAGCAATAAAAGATAAATCGGAAGTCAGggatttattcaaatatttagttttgtatCCACATTGAGAATGTACTtacctttaatttaaatttattgCATGCTGTAACAATGACGCAACAATGTGACAGTTTTAGTTAATTGTCTCAAAGAATGATTTGAAAAACCTTTTCAAATTCAGCCTTTATTTTGATCTCCTATACAATTCTGGGACTGCAGTGATAAAATCTGTCCACATACATACTAATAAAAATCTGGCAAAGTACTCAGAAGCACATGTGTATTAGTTCTGGTAGTTGTGGTAGTGCTCTAGGTGTCTCCAGGAACACATTGtgccatgacacacacacacacacacacacacacacacacacacacacacacacacacacacacacacacacacacacacacacacacacacactcacaaggtgAAACCAATACTATCGCTGCTGGTAATAAATCCTGCTAAATTGCCCAAGTCAGaatttgaatattattattattggggAACTGATGCAAGGACAGTGGATACACCTTACCATAACATTTCCTTGTCCTTCCATTAGGGGTAAAACAGAACAGTGGCCATAACACCGTAATTAGTGACAGTGAGCTGACACACATATAAAACTTAAAGCGGtcctctttgtttttacataagTTTCACATGTGCTGAGCATTAAACCCGGTGTTCATTCATCCACAAACCtctcaaaaaaatgaaaacatttttaagtcaGCGTAGCAACTACACACATATGTGTCTGTTACCATTGACTCTATCTGCATGGGATCAACACAGACGCACCAACCTTCCCAGGGCTCTTATTACAGACGCTCATATATCACTCTGACAGAATATTTAAGTTTGAACATTTATCCTTcaatagataataaataaaagctaaCTTTTGACATTAGTTAGTTTACAAAACTGGGGCTACTATATGTTACCTTAACATCTTAAGCAGTCTGTTATTAAGAGCTTCTTGAAATGAATAACGATGTCAAAGTTGCCAGAAGTGTAGATGTTATAAAAAGTTCCAAGGAGCATAAAGGTCAAGGCCTTGCAGCTTTTACAACATTCATATGGCAAATATCTCAGCCTATTACCTAATTCTCCTGATGAACATTATTTCAGTCTGCAAGTCTGCAGGAtataaaagccataaaaaaggcTATcagtcttatatatatatatatatatatatatatatatatatatatataagactgatatatatatatatataaaattatataaaacaaagttttatatatactgtatgtatgtagtaatatactactgattgtatatatatataaatatataaatgactgtatatgtacatgtgtgtacataCACATGAAACTGAAACTGGAGGCTTAGTATCCAAATGTGTCCAGATTTAAATAGGAACAAGTTCCTGTTGTGTGCACAAGTGCACAATAATGCCTGTAACACGCTAGAATATTAAGCTGAAATATTAAGCAAAGCTATTATATTTAGAATGTTGGTCCAGCCATAGCCATTGCATCAGTGGATGCAAATACCGTTGTGGTTCAATAATGATCTTGTGTCACTAATGCATTTCTGGAGTGGAAAACAGCATCAGAAATGAAGTGTATATTTGGGAAAAATTGGTTAGAACATTTTTGTCCCCTGGCATGGAACACTATGGGgacacatttaatcatttaattcttCCTTTGAAGacaaactttttaaaatgtaaataataaatttgGTGTCTGATTTATGCTCTTTTTGTTTCTATCAATGTATTCATTATCaaatggaagaagaaaaacatcaatatatgACTCAGTTGTGTATATATGCAATGTCTATATACAGGGTTCTGTGATCTCCAGCATTGTCTtaacttttcaaaaaatgtaattcaactttgaatttattatttacattgttCAAATTCAAGACTCTAAATAAGTGTAGCCATCATGTCATTCCTGGTACTAtagctgctactgctgctgccaGACTCACTGTTCGGATTCTTTGTGATTTATTGCATTCTGAGGGTCCTGATATCTCTCTGTTCACATTTTGATGGGAGTGATAAAACCAGGCAGTAAAGTAATGTCAGCTCTCTATAACCACAGCTGGTGTTACTCACAGGAGGGCTGCTTTGATGTTGTTCAGACATTTGGAGAACAGTCTTTGGGATCCACGTTGTGACTGACAGGGCAGAGAGAAgaaatatgtacagtacatagCCACGTAGAAAACGTCACTGTATCTCTGTCAGCCATGATCAGCATCGTAGACTCTCATGTGTCGCAGATGTTCACATTATCGTTAAATCGGAAGTGATTGATGGGCTTCAGCTGGAAAGTGGGCAGAGACACTCTCAATGAATATGTGGTTGCTGTATTGAATGTTTGagtctatataaatataaaagttaCTCGTGAAATGCAAAAGCCATAAGTCAACATCGCATTGCAGTAATCTTATCATTTATCAGCATATTTGTACGACAATGCTGCTTGGTAGCTAATATATGTGAGAAACTGTGACAAATACGGCTGTTGTTGGGTGCAAAGTAGATAGGAGTCAGGAATCAGTGAAGAGGTGCTCTGTGTGTGCAGAGCTGGTGCAGCTATCGGAAACACAAAGACGATCTGAGAGTCAAAGGTTAAATCTGATTTGGGCGTGGAAACAAAAACTTGCAAAAgcgttaaaaaaacataatttacttAAAGTGCATTTTTATATTGGTTTAATAGAAAATTGTAGTTTCCTGtttttgaacatgttttttttttcagtttgtctgaAAGCAAATGACAATCCTCACAGACAAAATTAAAAGCCATACTTTTgctaaaattatattttgagtTCAAACCAGAAGTTGTCATGTCCTGTTACCACATGAGTTCACATCGCTCCCTTTCAAATTTTTCAGTCCGCTGTTACCTCACTTCCGAGATGAAGACCTTCTGTTGTACAAGAAAACTCTTTTAAACAAGGTAAGAATTTgacatgttgttattttaacaggGTCTTGTGTTTTCCATGAACATTGATGTATAGTGGTAGGATGGACTACttaaaagattgtatttgtatttttcacgCGTacaagctaacgctagctaaaTCAGGTTATTTGCATTCATTGCTCATGCAAATGGGCATGCTTTCGTTCTGTCCGGTTGAAAAGTGCATCCTGAATAACgttgttaatgttattaagCTGTCATGTATGAACAATAATGGTAGTTTGATACAGCTCCTTAGTCTATAGTGCCTAAACTAGAAGAGTGACTGTGGTGGCTCTCATGTTGTTTACCGAGGGTGGGGGTTGGCGCGCACCACAAAGAGGTAAAGGGCAGGCAGCAGCTGTGAAGCGATGGAGTAGCTGAAAGTCTGTGAACACGTTATATCAAATCGGCTACCTCAATTCACATTACAGATAGTGCTATAACCTGTGTAATAAAGCTAGTATTtcaccttattattattattttaaccctGGCCTACCTTCAGCACGAGCTGATGTATTTACACAGCCACAGCTCGTTAACTGTTAAACGCATGTAATCTGAAGAGTGTAAAACCTCATTCCGGACGTGGACGCCTTTTCCTTCGCCGACGGTGTGCTTTCTTTATGTCTGTGATGAAATTCACCCATCTAATTTTTCTCAAAAGTTATGTATCCCATGTCTGGAAAGACCAAAATACTACAatgcttccccccccccaagacAATCCCACCTCTCCCTACCAGTTGTTACTATACTCCAAGCACTGTAACAAATGCaagagtcattttttttagttgGTCCAAAGTATAATTTTTTTCAGGTGCAATATTGGATAACAACTTGGGACTTGGGAGAAGAGCAGCACACTTACCCAGcctgagaaaagagagacagagacagagagagagagagagagagagagagagagagagttttgcCCGGGGGTCAGATGTCCAGAGATTTCTGAGCTGACCACTGTGAAGTCTCCCATGGCCTGGTGTTCTCAAGGACGGCTTATATAAACCCCAGAAGATGTCACTCAGGTCTGCACACACTAACATCTCTACTGCTCTGCTGTTAATGTATTAGCAGAAATTCAACCTGATTTTATCTCATAGATTTTCTATTTCCATTTGGTCCCACTTTTCTTTTCGATGGTGGCTTTGCATGTGCTGCAaatttttttgttataacaGCCTTAGCCTGTAAAATCGTCACCCTTTAGGTATGATAAATAGAATAATGATGTGAtcacaattactttttctttttaattcttaaaGTTCTGTTCTCTAGTTTTCAGCAATGACCCACACAAGCTGTTTATAATGGCTGACCAACACTGACCACACGTAAGAACTTTGGGGTGTTAATTTCATGCTCTACAGTTATATTTTCAAAGTATAACACTTGCATAATAATGGATTTATGTGGGAATATGCTCATTAACAGTTTACAGATTAAGTGATAACATATTTCTTAACTGGCAATTATCTCAGTGAACACTGGATGGCATTGTTGCTGTTCAAGAACCCTTCAATTTGCAGCTGTACTCCACTTTTCCTCATCATGACCGGGAGGAGGCAGAAACTATGGTGCATTGTTAGATGATTTACACATTCAAATTTACatgttaaatgcatttatgtatttgtttcaaAAATTCCATTCTTATCAGAGTGAAACTGAACACAGAAGATCAGATTCAAGAAGAGACCTCTGCAGTCATCAAACACCTCAGCTCACACATGTCAGAACTGGTTCCTAAGCAGTGTAAATACAACTTAACCTAAATAAAGTATCTCATTGACAGATAGTCCTTCTCTTGGTGTCACGTGAGTCTTCAATCCCCTGAGAGAGAACTAAACTGACTTAGAAAACGTAATTTTTTGGGAGCTTTTAGGTTGCGTGTCAgctgttttttacttttaattaaaagtcaaaatgcacatgtgcttttaatgtttttttaagccttttaaATGAACACAGTCTGTTTCCTCAACAAGTTAACGGTTCTGTTTCCTCACTGTTCTCCATGGGAACATACAGTATCTGTTTGGAAGCCACCCTGGAATAGCAGACAAACCAGATATTCCAGGCACACCCAGTTCACCTGTATTTTGTCCCGGACACCAAACACCATCGGTCACTGAGTCACTGAAGAGCATCATTGTCACTGCTGATGACAAGCTAGTTTAGAGTCCTTCTGCCAGTAAGTGAGatcaagaataaaataaacatgaaatgaatTACTGATATGTTATATCTTAGTATCTTGCCCCACGGGGAAAATGTGTTGGTAATTTGTACTCATCAAGACATTTACCTGTCAACACGTATACAGCATAAACACAGTATTTAAATTATACTGCTGGTTCTCCCTCAAGCGAGAGCTTCCACTTGTTAAGAATCAAGGCTCtcttttttgtgcaaaataataattttaatgataatgacacatatatatgcattttttatctGAACAATGTAACCTCTCCAACAAATTTATAAATTGAAGTTCCActccaaaatacaaaacatctagagaaattaaatatttcctgAAATGTAGCCTTCAAATgacttcaattatttatttttttgcagtttttcacTATGGAGAAAATTGTGATCAAGGCTTGTTTTACTTGAATCCCTACTCTTTGAAACCGACAAAGggaataatattttaaaatagaaaatgatcatactttgaaatgcaaatgagACTAGTGACTAATTGTAAAAcaagtttatcttttttttttcatcagcatGCATACCAAGAATGAAATTAATACATAATGGCCCAAAATCTCTCATAAAGAGAATCTTTCTCCACTACCTGAAAATTGAGTTTGTGctgtaagaaaaaataataattttaataagaaaataaaaaaaatatctatatctctctatatatatagataaatatatatagatatatataaatatttatataggAACAATATTCTTAAAGTGCATGTActgtgtaaaaagaaatgtcatttaCTAGAGCTCTGTGGCAGACAAAAAGATGAgaggctgttaaaaaaaaagaaagaaatcaggGTTGCTGATCAAGCAGTGGCGGAGGCAGTGGTTTCCCCTTGTTTGTGACCTCTGTCAGATGACAGTGAAGGTCTCCAATAAGCAGCAGTGTTGGTAGTAGAACTCACTGAACTGTCTCTTACAACAGCAGTCGACTCACATCCTTCTGAAAGAAACAAGTGCCTCAAATACCAATTCTGTCTTTTCCCCCTAATTGTTTTCTATGCTCTGCTGAATCCGTCCTCACCTTCGCTCTGTTCAACAGCGACAAACGCAGTGCCATAACCTTCATTTTAATGGTACTTGAATCCGACTTTGCTCAATCCTAAAAGGTAAGTGAGACTTTTTGAAGTAAAATTGTTATTAGGAATGGCcgttgagttaaaaaaaatgcacgtTTTAGAGGCAGCATCTCCAGggtgggcagcagcagcagcacagctgtCTAAGTGGGTTCTTCTTCTTGTATCTGGCGGCCAACTTGAACTTCTCATTAGTTACAACCACATAATCCTGTGTCCTTTCTACATTGGTCTGGATGTGCTCAATGTAGGCCCCTTGTTCCTCCACCAACATGAAAATATCCATGAACAGGTCCTTCAGCTCCTTTATGTTGTTCTCCAGACTCAACAGCTCCTGTTGGTGGAGAACGATACTGGAATTAATACTGTAAACATGTTTCACACTAGTCAGAGGCTGGAGACAGAATCGGAAAACAGATTCAGCTATTAATAAGACAACCCTTAGGATTGAAAATACACTAACATCTACATTTTATACTTTGATGTGCTGGTCCacttgatattttgtatttgagaGTTGTTGCCAAgtataaatgataaattataGATTATCTGTAATCCCACagagtttttttaaaccaaGACATTAGTATTCATATTCTGTCTCCTTCACTAAAAACCCTATTACTGATTCATTTCAAATTTccactttgatttatttcttttcctTCACCCATTTGCGTCAGTTAGATATGGTAATATGGGAGAGACATGAAACATGCTATGAAGTCTCGTTTCTGTCATGTGCAATAGACAGTAGTGATGGGAAAGATTCTCATGCTAAAGACTCGCAAGCATACATGTCCATCCGACAACACAAGAAGATGACTGCCAGTGTCACAAGTGCAATTTACAAATGGTATTTATAGTTTTTAGCAATGAGCTACAGCAgtaatatgacaaaaaaacaacttgtgcATCTACAAAAGGACCATTAAATTGGGGTTATTTAACCTAATTGAGGTATTTACTTGTATATAGTGAAGcttcagagggagagagagagagattctaAGCGATATATAGCGTAGCTTAGCCTTAGGTTTACGTGTGTTGTTTGTCACTTTCCTTACCTTGTGTCGTTGTTCAATCTCAGATAGTTGTGACCGTGTGATTCTGGCATCGTTCAGCAGGTTCTCATTGAAGACTTCCCATTTTCCTGTGGCCACCATTTCATTGACCTCATTCTCCGAGATATCCCTTCCAGATACCTCCAGCTGCCGGATAATGAAGTGCTTACAGCGCTCCTGCTTGGTCAGCAGACCTTCATTATACTGCAGCAATACCTGGATATAATTAtagataaaaatgataatttagAAGATTTAGATTTCAGTTCCGCCTTGTTGCTGCTGTGAAGTCACTGATAAAATAGAGTTGAATTTTTTGGAATGTGCTTTTATCTAAAGTGTTCTTTCTCACTCCTGCCTACAAAGGGTCCCTGTCACTGCccactacattttacaaaattataAATGTACAATGACAGTGATAAAAATGATTAGCaacttttttctgttaaaaaggTCACATTTCAGTCGAGACACCTCTCTTAAGCAAAAGTTAGCTTCATTCATATGATTCAAACATATTTCCGAccatgtttaaatgtacaaaataaaaaaaacttttgtgcACTCAAGGATCCAAGTAAGAAAGTGTTATGCAAAGTTTCCATAGCAGAGTGGAAGGATCTTCTGCACCTGCTGGAATTTGCGGTGAAGCGCAGCATGCTGGCAGCGTTGTATTCTTGTTGTCACAGACGTAGGCCCCTGCTGCTCCTCGGTCCTTTGGACCTGTTTTGAAAGCGCCTCTAAGCGTCGTTGGAGGCTCTCTGCCTTGAGCTTGATGTCCCGGGTTATACTGCTCTCTTTCTTCATCACACTGAAACGGCGCATGGCTGCCACCAGAGTCTTTTGCTGCTGACAGAATTTAAGGATCTGTTTGTGGTTGAGAATAGACAGAATGTAGTGTTCAGTTTCATTTCTGAGTGAGTGTTAACTTTAACAGAAACTACATGATCATACAGTCTTCAACTTCTACTCTTTGTCAAGTTTTacaatattaatatgatatgatgagaaaagaggaaaagttaaaaaatatgttttcctaaaatatatataaatatattttaaaaaatcttataCAAAAATCATTAGGAAATAGCAATGCAACCCAGGTTGATAGAAGTCTAACTAAAATGGAAGgagtctctgtctgtgtgtatgtatgtatgtatgtatgtatgtatgtatgtatgtatgtatgtatgtatgtatgtatgtatgtatgtatgtgtgtatgtatgtgtgtatgtatgtatgtatgtatgtatgtatgtatgtatgtatgtatgtatgtatgtatgtatgtatgtatgtatgtatgtatgtatgtatgtatgtatgtatgtatgtatgtatgtatgtatgtatgtatgtatgcgtatgtatgtatgtatgtatgtatgtatgtatgtatgtatgtatgtatgtatgtatgtatgtatgtatgtatgtatgtatgtatgtatgtatgtatgtatgtatgtatgtatgtatgtatgtatgtatgtatgtatgtatgtgcgtatgtatgtatgtatgtatgtatgtatgtatgtatgtatgtatgtatgtatgtatgtatgtatgtatgtacaatacaatacagaAGGCCCAGTATTAGGCCGAATGGGCCTAAATACAATGCAAGaattatgaacaaaaataaatacatactcgCTACCAAAACAAATGTACCTCTATGTCAAGCCCTGTGATATCATCTCTGATTTGCTGAGCCTCAGACAGGAAATTCTCAATGATTGGCTCTTCCTCGAACACCACAGCCTGCGGCATTATGGTCACCACAGAGTCATCATTATCTCCCTCCACTGAGAAAGGGTTCACAGCCTCACTATCCGCCTCAGGAAGGTGTTGAGCCTTCAGATGCAGCTCCTCCAAGCGGTCTTTCATTGTGGAAGAGGTCTCCTCCGAATCTTGCTCTTCAGGACACAAAGTTATTATATAATGTACGGTTGTTTGTCAAAGCTGACAAGAAGACGCTGGAAAATGAATAACATAACACTTTATTGATTCCTGTCAGTGAACTGCAATGTTGCAGAAGATAATAACAATCAGAATAAACAGAGAATACTGACATTTAAGAAGAGGATAAAAAGGAATACGTCAACTCATGCTAAACTGAGCAGAGTTAGGGGTAAAAGCGTTGgatggtattattattattaactcatAAACAAGAGCGATACAATGTGAGACAAACTCATGGATGACTTATTTGTTCACATCAAATTGAGATGAGTTTcttatttacatgttgtgtCTTTATAGCTGGCTGGTATATTACCTAAGTTGAGTTGTTGGCAACAAAATTGGAAAATTCGTAtacaaatcaacacaaattaGGTGACCATTTCTGGAACTGCAATGAGACTGTTTGGTGAAAACTAAACCACTGCCAATACTTTGCAAATGAGACCATTATATGAAACTACTctctgaattattattttaaattaagagTTTATACCATACCCAGATTCTTTACCCAGATCTATATCACCTTTATTGTTAGATGAAGGTAATATGAGAGTTAGACACATATTCATATTCCCAGTAATGATCTGCATACTGTCTCCTAATTTGTTGTACTAGTTGCCAGGATTAAAGAGAAGTGGGAACATATTTCCCAGGGAAGGTGAAAAGTAGATTATTATCTTCCCCTGTCCTGACCAGGTGTTGATTGAACTATACAGAAGTATAATAATGAGTGGATATTGTGCAGATGTTGTGAAAAAACgaaaaattaaatatgttgtcaGTGAACATTTTAGCGATACATTCAAAGCAACATTTCATGAGTTGCTGGACATGTTATAATATTGCTTAAATAAACcaacattattttaaagttacCAGTGAAGTTATCAGAGCATGAACCCCCTTTCTAGGAGAAGGAATTGGCCACTTCATAAAGCCCTTAAAGCCACATTCTTCAGGACAGGGTCTGACACCTTACACCAAAATACAGTTCCTCTAGTACAAGAAGTGGTGGAAAGCAACTACTTAAAtgactcaagtactgtactaaaGTAAAATTGACTTGAGTCTTAACTCCAGataaaattcaaatttttacCTCTCTACTTTATGCATTTCAGATggaaacattgtacttttaactgCATTAAATTTATCTGACAACTTTAGTTAGTAGTTAGtggatttagattttaaaaccaaaacgtATGATCAATTTATATAATAAGATagttatagattaaactatcTGACATAAAAAAGTGTTCAAATTAGCATCATCTCCACCAGCTGTAATAGTGTTTTAGTGTTAATGCTTTAGTAGtaatattcaaataatatatgatataactCTGAATAGGAACATCATGCCAAATGAGTACTTATTTAATACTAAAGGTATATCTTTCTGTTACTTTTGTAATGTTATCTAAGTCAAATGTTGAAGGTACGCCTTTTACTTGTACCATACCATTTTTACATGGTGGTACTACATTGCTACTGTTACATAATGAAGtataaatacttcttccaccacttaGTTCAAGCAAATGCACCTGAAGTAAACTGTGTACTCTGGTATGTTTAGTTGTCA
The Anoplopoma fimbria isolate UVic2021 breed Golden Eagle Sablefish chromosome 16, Afim_UVic_2022, whole genome shotgun sequence genome window above contains:
- the stx19 gene encoding syntaxin-19, giving the protein MKDRLEELHLKAQHLPEADSEAVNPFSVEGDNDDSVVTIMPQAVVFEEEPIIENFLSEAQQIRDDITGLDIEILKFCQQQKTLVAAMRRFSVMKKESSITRDIKLKAESLQRRLEALSKQVQRTEEQQGPTSVTTRIQRCQHAALHRKFQQVLLQYNEGLLTKQERCKHFIIRQLEVSGRDISENEVNEMVATGKWEVFNENLLNDARITRSQLSEIEQRHKELLSLENNIKELKDLFMDIFMLVEEQGAYIEHIQTNVERTQDYVVVTNEKFKLAARYKKKNPLRQLCCCCCPPWRCCL